The sequence ATCAAGCGCCTGACGCTTTTCGCCCGCGACTACTTCCTCGCCGCCCAGAAGGCGACCCTCGCGCGGATCAAGGTTGGCTTCGACGTGTGGTACAGCGAGACCACCCTGCACCAGAAGGGTGAAGTCCAGAAGGCCCTCGAACTGCTCAAGGAGCGCGGGCACATGTTCGAGGAGGGCGGCGCCCTCTGGCTGCGCTCGACCGCCTTCGGCGATGACAAGGACCGGGTCGTCATCCGCGAGAACGGCATGCCCACTTACCTCGCGGCCGACATCGCCTACCACCTGGACAAGCTGCAGCGCACCCCCAAGCTGCTCAACATCTGGGGTGCCGACCACCACGGCTACGTGGCCCGCATGAAGGCCGCGGTCCAGGCCCTCGGCTACCCCGAGGACGCCATCGAGATCGTGATCGGCCAGCTCGTCTCGCTCTACCGGGGCGGCGAACCCGTCCGCATGTCCAAGCGCACCGGCGAGATGGTCACCCTCGACGAGGTCATCGACGAGGTCGGCCCCGACGCCGCGCGCTACTTCCTCGTCATGCGCAGCGCGGACACCCCGCTCGACTTCGACCTGGAGCTTGCCAAGCAGCAGACCGCGGACAACCCGGTCTTCTACGTGCAGTACGCCCACGCCCGCATCTGCTCGATCCTGCGCAACGCCGAAGAGGCCGGCTTCAAGGTCGACAGCCTCAAGGACGCGAACCTCTCCCTCTTGACCCATGCCGACGAGCGCAACCTGATGCTGCGCCTGGCGAGCTTCCCGGACGAGATCGTCAAGGCGGCCACGGCCCGCGAGCCGCACCGCATCGCCCGCTACGCCCAGGACCTGGCCGCGGACTTCCACCAGTTCTACACGAACTGCCGCGTGCTCAACCCCGCGGAGCCCGAGCTGACCCGCGCGCGCCTGGCGCTTGCGGTCGCAAGCCGCATCACGCTGGCCAACGCCCTGGAAGGAATCCTCGGAGTCCAGGCGCCCGAACGGATGTAGCCTAAATCCTGACCGCGCGTTCGCGGGACAAGGTTGCAATTTTTCGTTATAATCCTTGATTGCAGCCGAAGGTCTTGATCACGAGAGCGCGCGCGTCATGGAAACTTCGAAATCAACCGCTCCCACCATCAAGGTCACGCTGAAACAGCGTGGCCTTGAAGCATGGGCGCGGATCGTCCCGCCTGAGCCCGTTTCGCCCGACCAGGTGCGGGCGGCCCTACGCGAGCAAGGGGTGCGCGAAGGGATCGACGAGGAGAGCCTCGCGGCGCTGTGCGAGGCCCCCGAGAGCGGCGAGACACTCGTGGCCCGCGGGCTGCCGCCGACCCCGGGCGAGCCCGCCCGGATCGATTACCTGTTCCTCGCCGACAACGGCGAGTTCAACCCCCTGGTCGACCAGCACGACCGGGCCGACTACCGCGAGGTCGGTCTCATCCAGAACGTGGTGCCGGGGCAACTGCTCGCCCGCAAGACCCCGCCGACCTCGGGGGTGGCGGGCCGCTCGGTGACCGGCGAGCCCCTCCCGGCAACGCCCGGCAAGGACGTCCACATCCTCGCCGGCAAGAACGTGCAGCTCTCGCCCAACAAGCTCGAAGCCTTCGCGACCGTCACGGGCATCCCCAATGTCGCCAAGAACCGTCTCACCGTCCAACCCACCTTCCAGGTGGGCGACGTGGACTTCTCGACGGGCAACATCAACTTCCAGGGCTCGGTCCAGATCAAGGGCAGCGTCAACCCTGGCTTCGTCGTCAAGGCGACCGAGGACGTCACGATCGAGGGCAACGTCGAGCAGGCGACCGTCGAGGCCGGCGGCACGATCGTCGTGAGAGGCGGCGTGCGCTCGGGCTCGCGCCTGCAGGCCCAGGAGGACGTGGAGGTCCGGTTCTGCGACTCCGAGTCGATCATCGAGGCGGAGCAGGGCATCCTCATCAAGGGTGACTCCCTGCACTGCAACCTCAAGGCGGGGCTGCGCATCGTGGTGGAGCACCGGCTAATCGGCGGCACCGCCCGCGCGGGCGAGTACATCCAGGCGAGCATCGCGGGCACTCGGGCCGAGACCCCCACCATGGTGGAGCTGGTCCAGGTCGGCAGCCAAGAAGAGCTCGAACAGCTGCTCGAAGAGATCGCCCAGGTCGAAGAGAAGCTCACCCAGGTCTCGGCCCGCATCCAGGCCCTGATGCGCGACCCCAAGGCCACGAACCGCACCGACCTCCAGCGGCTGACCCCCACCAAGATCACCCTCAACCTCCAGCTCGCGCAGCTCAAGACGCGTCACAAGCAGATGACGCAGCGCGAGACCGAGCTCGCGCCGCCGCGCTTCGTCGTCAAGAGCGAGCTCTTCCCGGGTGTAACGGTTCGCTTCGTCACCCGCGAGGGCGAGCGGGCGCAACGCATCCTGAGCAAGCAGTTCGCGGCCACCGCGCGCTTTGTCGAAGGGGAGATCGCGTTCTGAGCACGCCCCTGGTCGATGCCCTCGCCCGCTACCACGACGCGCCCTGGGCCCCCTTCCACACCCCCGGCCACAAGCACGGTCGCGCAGCCGATCCCGAGGCCCTCGCCCTGTTGGGCGCAGGGGCCTTCGCGCGTGATCTGACCGAGTTGGACGAAACCGACAGCCTGCATGCCCCCGAAGGGGTCATCGCCCAGGCCCAGGCCCTCGCCGCCCGCGCCTTCGGCGCCGACCAGACCCATTTTCTGGTCAACGGCTCGACCGGCGGCATCCACGCCATGGTCATGGCCGCGGTAGGCCCCGGCGAGGCGATCGCCCTCTCGCGCGCCTCTCACCTCTCGGTGCTCGGCGCGGTGGTGCTCGCGGGCGCGCGGCCCGTCTTCACCGGCTCGGGCTGGGATGCCGAGTGGCAGGTGCCCGAGCCGCCCGCACTGGACGCGGTGGAAGCGGCTTTTGCGGCGGATCCCGGCCTGAGGGCGGTGCTCGTCACCCGTCCCGACTACTTCGGCCGCGCGGTGTCCCTTGCCCCCTACGCCGAAGCGTGCCGGCGGCACGATCGCCTCCTCTTGGTGGACGAGGCCCACGGGGCACACCTGGGGCTCACCTCGCGCTTGCCCGCACCCGCCCTCGCGCAGGGGGCGGATGCTGCGGTGCAGTCCACCCACAAGCTGCTCTCGGGGCTGACCCAGGCCTCCATGCTGCATCTCAAGGGCGATCGCCTCTCTCCACTGCGCGTGCGCAAGATGCTGCGCCTCTTGCAGACCACGAGCCCCTCGTACCTCCTGATGGCCTCCCTGGACGCAGCCCGGCACCAGCGTGAAACCCAGGGAGAAGCCGCCTGGCAAGAAGCGATCGCCCTGATCGACGAGGCCCGCGAACGCCTTGCCCGGCACGGTCTGGCCTGCCTCGGCCCCACTCACGGCCCTGCGGGCGACTGGGACCCGGCGAAGCTCATCGTGGACCTCGCGGGCACCGGCCACGACGGCTACGCGGTGGCCGACCACCTGCACGACCACTTTCACGTCCAGGTGGAGCTTGCGACCCCGCGCTACCTCGGCGCCCTCGCGGGGCCGGGCAACACCCGCGAAGAGCTCATGCGGCTGGTGGACGGGATCCTCTCGGCCCTCTCGCTC is a genomic window of bacterium containing:
- a CDS encoding arginine decarboxylase, which codes for MDETDSLHAPEGVIAQAQALAARAFGADQTHFLVNGSTGGIHAMVMAAVGPGEAIALSRASHLSVLGAVVLAGARPVFTGSGWDAEWQVPEPPALDAVEAAFAADPGLRAVLVTRPDYFGRAVSLAPYAEACRRHDRLLLVDEAHGAHLGLTSRLPAPALAQGADAAVQSTHKLLSGLTQASMLHLKGDRLSPLRVRKMLRLLQTTSPSYLLMASLDAARHQRETQGEAAWQEAIALIDEARERLARHGLACLGPTHGPAGDWDPAKLIVDLAGTGHDGYAVADHLHDHFHVQVELATPRYLGALAGPGNTREELMRLVDGILSALSLPKEMATAYPEVPPAPELVVLPRDAHLGPSRAVPFAQAVGEVAAEWICPYPPGVPALIPGERITKQVLEYLDALRALGAEFVGPEAPDLETLTVCAPRTAHTPF
- a CDS encoding DUF342 domain-containing protein; translation: METSKSTAPTIKVTLKQRGLEAWARIVPPEPVSPDQVRAALREQGVREGIDEESLAALCEAPESGETLVARGLPPTPGEPARIDYLFLADNGEFNPLVDQHDRADYREVGLIQNVVPGQLLARKTPPTSGVAGRSVTGEPLPATPGKDVHILAGKNVQLSPNKLEAFATVTGIPNVAKNRLTVQPTFQVGDVDFSTGNINFQGSVQIKGSVNPGFVVKATEDVTIEGNVEQATVEAGGTIVVRGGVRSGSRLQAQEDVEVRFCDSESIIEAEQGILIKGDSLHCNLKAGLRIVVEHRLIGGTARAGEYIQASIAGTRAETPTMVELVQVGSQEELEQLLEEIAQVEEKLTQVSARIQALMRDPKATNRTDLQRLTPTKITLNLQLAQLKTRHKQMTQRETELAPPRFVVKSELFPGVTVRFVTREGERAQRILSKQFAATARFVEGEIAF
- a CDS encoding arginine--tRNA ligase; this encodes MANATPTIRTLIADAVSEALRRAVEEGALPAEAAAQPTIEKPRDAKFGDFATNVAMTLAKPAKKAPAAIAQAIVERLPKDGLFSRVEIANPGFINVTLQDAWLQGNLQQVLAAGETYGHTDVAQGEAVLIEYVSANPTGPLHVGHGRWAAIGSTLANLMNAAGYKASQEFYINDAGNQMLNLGRSVLYRMEGRPFPEGEAAKEFYGGSTILDVAEAAKQQIAGELEGLDEEGKIKRLTLFARDYFLAAQKATLARIKVGFDVWYSETTLHQKGEVQKALELLKERGHMFEEGGALWLRSTAFGDDKDRVVIRENGMPTYLAADIAYHLDKLQRTPKLLNIWGADHHGYVARMKAAVQALGYPEDAIEIVIGQLVSLYRGGEPVRMSKRTGEMVTLDEVIDEVGPDAARYFLVMRSADTPLDFDLELAKQQTADNPVFYVQYAHARICSILRNAEEAGFKVDSLKDANLSLLTHADERNLMLRLASFPDEIVKAATAREPHRIARYAQDLAADFHQFYTNCRVLNPAEPELTRARLALAVASRITLANALEGILGVQAPERM